The Cellvibrio zantedeschiae genomic sequence TTTTAATCGTTCGAGACGCTGGTGCAAATTTCCTATGTTCCACTGTGCGGATGAAGTTAATTTCATTAACTCATCTTTTGTTATTGGCACTGACACAGGTAAACCGCTGCGGGCACGCACTGAGTATGCTGATACTGCACTCGCACCGCGCTGGTTCCGCAAATAATCGATAAATATTTTTCCAATGCGATTTTTAGGGCCCATTTTTGCAACAAAACGCTCCGGGATCTGGCGACTCATAAATTGCGCAATTGCCTTGGAAAACTCTTTTACATATTCCCATTCCGCATCAGGCTTTAGCGGAATAACAATATGAATACCTTTGCCCCCGGTAGTTTTTAAAAACGCATCCAACTTTAATTCGTCAAGCACCGCCAAGGTAAGACGAGTTGCTTCAATCATGCTGCGCCAGGGCAATGCGGGGTCAGGATCGAGATCAAGCGTTATGCGATCAGGCGTTTCAATATGATCGACTTTCGCCCCCCAGGTATGAAGTTCAATAGTACCCATTTGTACGGCGCCAACCAGAGCTTCGGTGCTATCAATCTCCATGAGCGCAGCGTGCCCGGGGTCAAGTGCCCTATCCAACTGCTTGATATTGGGAATGCTTAGATGCTGCACATGCTTTTGAAAAAATTGCTCGCCGTCTATCCCTTCGGGAACACGTAAAAGGGAAACGGGGCGATCATTTAGATGCGGCAGAATCCAATTGGAAATTTCGTTATAAAACACCGCCACATCTTTTTTGGTCGATTTGGAATCAGGATCAACTATTCTGTCAGGGTGAGTAATTTTAATGTTGAAAACCTGATTATCTCCCACTGATTTCTTTTGCTTGGTTTGACTAGCATTAGAGGTGTGTTTACCAATAATTTTTTCGATGGGCGCACTATTATTTCCAGTCATAGATTTTTTTATTTTTTCGGGCGGAGGTAGATCACTTGGCAAACGGGCTTGCTCACGAATAATATCGCGCACGGGTTTGTCGGTTCGCAATGCAACAAATGCCGCTTGCCTTAAAATTCCCTCGCTCGTCCATTGCGCAAACTCAGCTTCGCAAATTAACTTTGGCTCTACCCACTGCACGCCACGCATTTGGGAGCTTTGCAATTTATGCGATAAGGGCGTTGAGTCACGCTCCAACTTTTTCATGGTGTCGTATAGCTGCTCTAATCCTTTTCTATCGAAACCAGTCCCTATACGCCCCGCATAACGCAATTCAGGTTTACCCATAGTTTCGTGTACCGCTACCAGCAATGCTCCAAAACCTGAGCGCGAGCCTTGGGGCTTTGTATATCCAACGATGACAAATTCTTGCCGTAATCTGCATTTAAGTTTAATCCAATCACCGCTACGCTTGCTGACATAAGGACTACCGGCACGTTTGCCAATAATTCCCTCCAACGACATAGCACAGGCACTGGCCAGTATATTTTGGTGATCTAGCATAAATGCAGATGAAAAGCGCAATGGGCTTTTACGTGGGGCAGGAATAATAGCTTCAAGTTCAGCTCGGCGGGTTTCAAGCGGTTCTTCGCGTAAATCTCTACCGTTTAAAAAAGGCGCGTCGAAAAAGTAGTACAAAATATCTTTACTTTTGCCTAATTCAAATGCATTTTGCAGTGCTTGAAAACTTGGCAGGCCAGAATCATCCAGTACCACCACCTCACCATCAAGCCAGGAATCTTCAAGCCCAAGCGCTGCTATGGCTTCTGCTTGCAGCGGAAGCTTATGGGTCCAATCGTGACCATTGCGAGTAAACAAATTAACTTTGCCTTTTTGTATTCGGGCAAGAATGCGGTAACCATCAAACTTTATTTCGTAATGCCAATCACCGGAAGGTGGCTCGCTGACTAAAGTGGCTAACTCGGGAGATAGAAATTCAGGCAAGACTATTTTTTTACTTTTTTTATTAGCCTCTGTATTTTTTGCGGATTTGCTAAATGAGTTTATAGATTCACTGGCAAGGCCTATAGGCGTTTTTTTGATAGATTTTTTTTCAATTGGTGCAGATTTGGATAGGCTTTCGCTTTTTGATTTTTTAATCAATGCACCGCTAACCACGCTTTGCGGAAGCGCAGTTACAACATCATATTCCTCAGCAGGACGTGCACTTTCATCGCGCTCTTTAATCAGCAACCACTGTTCCTTATCACCGTTACCGCGCAAATTAGTGCGCACCAACGTCCAATCTCCGGCAAGTTTTTCACCTATAAGCGTAAATTTTAGTTTGCCGTTTTTATGTGCCTCGACTGGATCATCGTACGGTTGCCAAATGCCTTGATCCCATACTATGACATCCCCACCACCATATTGGCCGTGTGGAATAGAGCCTTCAAATGAAGCGTAACTTAGGGGATGATCTTCTACATGGACGGCCAAACGCTTTTCTTTGGGATCAAGACTTGGGCCTTTCGGAATTGCCCAACTTTTCAATGTGCCGTCAATTTCCAAGCGAAAATCATAATGCAAACGGCGAGCATCATGTTTTTGAATCACAAATTTCAGGGCGTGTGCGGTTTTTTTTCCTTTACTTTTAGTTAGATCGCCAGCGGGTTCCGAGGTTAATTTAAAATTGCGTTTGCGATTATATTCGCTCAATGCGCTAGCCATTAAAGTTACCTCGCTGATTTTGCCCGAACTGTTTTTGCTGAGGGAGACTTACCCTGCGTTGATTTTCCAGAAGAAGCGCCAGTTTTTTTCTTTGCCTTAGCTTCAGGCTTGGCTTTTGGTTTGCTTGCCGACACTGACTTGGACTCCTCACTTTTTGAGGACTTGGTTTCTGCTTTGCCACGCAAACTGCGTTTTAAGAGTTCGGTTAAATCAATAATATCTGCACTCTTACGTTCTGTTTCGCCAATATCAGTTTCCACATTTTCGATCTCGCCATTACGCGCTTTGGTTTCAACCAACTCCATAATTTTTTCGTGAAAGCTATCGCGATACTCTTCAGGCTCCCATTTTCCTGCCATGTCACTGACCAGCCGCTTCGCCATTTCTTTTTCACTTTTCGTCAAGCTCGCTTCAGTAGTGGTTTTGGTTAGGGCTATGCTATCTAAACTCCGCACCTCAGTAGGCCATCGCAATAAAATCAAGACCAGCGCAGAATCTATTGGCATAAGAGCAGCCAAGTGTTGCCGAGTGTGCAAGATAACGTACGCAAGAGCGACCTTATTCGTATCGGTTAAAGTTTCACGCAGTAACGCATAGACTTTTTCGCCACGTTTATCAGGCGCAAGGTAATAAGGAGTATCGATATTGGTGAGAGGAATTTGGTCGCTGTCGATGAAGGAAAAAATATCAATAGTTTGGGTTGACGCAGGATGAGCAGTTTTAATTTCTTCTTCGCTTAAAATAACATAGCGCCCTTTTTCGTACTCAATGCCTTTAACGACATGTTCTGGAGCAATCTCCTTGCCGGTGACCTTGTTAATACGTTTGTAGCCAACTGGCTCCATAGAACGTTCATCAAGCCAATCAAAATCTATCGATTGTGATTCTGTAGCAGATTGCAGCGCCACAGGAATATGCACCAATCCAAAACTGATCGCCCCTTTCCAGATAACACGCGCCATATCAATCGCCTTTGTTGAACTAAATCTTAAATTATGCGAATTCTTAAATTAACTTAAGTATTGAATTAAAGAGCCACACCATCACAATAAATGACTTTGTCGGCGTCAGTAATTTCATCAATTTTTTCCAGCATAGCTATAGCTGCAGTTTCAGCTTCAAACTCATCCATAGAATGAGGATTTATAACCCAGAGCGCATGTACGATTGAACAAGGCAGCTTGCGTTGAAATTCAATTAAGCCAACGTAGCTATAACCTTCTCTCATTGCATCAGTCCAGGCTATGTGGTTCGCGAACTCCTTAACCATCACTAATCCTCCCCAAAATTGCGATGAACTATTTAACTACTTCATCCCAGCCATTGATATCGGTGTTTTGACAGTGGAGGTTGCTTGCCCTGATCTACAACTCATATCCGCAAGCGGAATTAATGCATATACAATTTGACGTAAAATTAAATACTCGAGATTTTTCACGGGATTTACCTGCTTATGCTTAAGGATTTAAAAGACACACTGAGGCACGAGCCAAGGCCCGCACCCCAGATATTCGGAAAATAAAATTAGGACTTTTGTCCGCCTTTTGAGCTTCCGCCTTGCTTGGAGGTGGTTTTAGAACTTGCTTTACCGCCCTTTTTTCCAGCCTCTGAAGCCAACTTTGAATTGCTAGCAAAACCCTTACCTTCGTTTTGTGGACTCATGATAAATACCTCTCGATGAATTTTGAAAACAGATTAGAGTGCTAAGCACTCATTTAAATCTAAGCATCCTTATTTATTTCTTTCAATAGATTTTTAGAGCAATTTGCAATTACTTTATATTTTTCTAATGCTTAATTTAGTTGAAAAAACTATTACAACATTATTATGCAAATTAATATTAATTATTAAATTTTAATCGCTCATTTCTGTATTTTTGAATTATTAATATCAATTTTTAATGGCAGGAAAAATTATAAGTAATGTGGGGCATGGTGCGCTAACACACTGATAATTGTATTTTACTTATTCATTATTAGAGCCATGGTGCGCTATTAGCGTTCCAGTTACTCATCACAATTACTATTTTTTAGCTAATCATCAAAGAGGTAACAACAATGAAAATGACGAAACTTTTTTTAACCAGCGCATTTCTATTTAGCCTTGGCGCCCTATGCAACACCGCAATGGCAAAAGACACTATTGAGCCAGCAAAATTTGTAGACGAAGCTTCTGCCGGAGGCGTTGCCGAAATTGAAACAAGTAAACTTGCTTTGCAAAAATCGACCTCACCAGCGGTGAAAACTTTTGCACAAGAGATGATTAACGACCACACCGCAGCAAATAAAGAGCTGTCAGCCATTGCTGCCAAGAAAAACTTGAAGGTTTCAACCGAAGCCGAATTGGCTAACAAAGCTAAAGCGCTGATTCTTAAACAACGTGATGGTGAATCTTTTGACGAAGCCTATGCAAAAAACCAGGTAAAAGCGCACAAAGATACAATCGAGCTTTTCAACAAAGCTGCGGTGTCACCTGATGTTGAGCTTGCCAGTTTTGCAGTAGCAACTTTGCCTAAATTAGAACACCACCTCCACTCTGCCGAAGCTCTGGCAAAAACCTACGAAAAGAAATAAGCCATATGCTGTAACAATGCAGGCCCCGTCTGCATTGTTACAACAACTCAAATTAGAGATCACTTCCATGCCACAAGGTAGTAAAGCCAAATACACCGAAGCCCAGAAGAAAAAAGCTGAGCATATTGAACAGAGTTATGAGCAAAAAGGTGTATCGGAAAAGCGCGCCGAGTCCATTGCTTGGGCAACAGTTAACAAACAATCTGGTGGCGGGGAAAAATCCGGATCTGGAAAAACAAAGCCTGAAAGCCAAAAGGCCGCGGCGAGAAAAGACTCTGCACAAAAAGCTGCCTCAACAAAACATAAAAAATTAGAATCCGGGTCGCTTGAGTCGAATACAAAGCAAGAATTGCTCGCTAAAGCTCGCTCAAAAAACATTCCAAATCGCTCATCCATGAATAAAACAGAATTAATTCTCGCATTGCGTAAACCATCCTAAAACTAAACTTCAAGTACACGCTACATTGCTCCCTCTCCCCGGTTCCCCCAGAACAACTTATGTGCGTTTCCATACAGAGCCTATCTTGCCTGAATGTTATTAATACATTCGTATCTATGTCGATTCGCTGTAGCTGGGGAAGCCTAAAATGCCCGATTGGAATGATTATCTGCCGGAATTAAAATTACTATTAACCGCACTCATCGTGGTAGTAATTCTAAAAATACTGGCGCCCTGGTTGACACGTTTGATCACACGCATAGCGGCACCTTTTTCTTTTGCGCGCGACATATTGGAACGTATTAAACCGCCCATCCATTTGTTAATTCCATTGTTAGGTTTGCGCGCGGTATTAGGCTCTGCACCGAACGATTTATCTTTTATTGATCAAGCGAGACATTTCACCACT encodes the following:
- the ligD gene encoding DNA ligase D; the protein is MASALSEYNRKRNFKLTSEPAGDLTKSKGKKTAHALKFVIQKHDARRLHYDFRLEIDGTLKSWAIPKGPSLDPKEKRLAVHVEDHPLSYASFEGSIPHGQYGGGDVIVWDQGIWQPYDDPVEAHKNGKLKFTLIGEKLAGDWTLVRTNLRGNGDKEQWLLIKERDESARPAEEYDVVTALPQSVVSGALIKKSKSESLSKSAPIEKKSIKKTPIGLASESINSFSKSAKNTEANKKSKKIVLPEFLSPELATLVSEPPSGDWHYEIKFDGYRILARIQKGKVNLFTRNGHDWTHKLPLQAEAIAALGLEDSWLDGEVVVLDDSGLPSFQALQNAFELGKSKDILYYFFDAPFLNGRDLREEPLETRRAELEAIIPAPRKSPLRFSSAFMLDHQNILASACAMSLEGIIGKRAGSPYVSKRSGDWIKLKCRLRQEFVIVGYTKPQGSRSGFGALLVAVHETMGKPELRYAGRIGTGFDRKGLEQLYDTMKKLERDSTPLSHKLQSSQMRGVQWVEPKLICEAEFAQWTSEGILRQAAFVALRTDKPVRDIIREQARLPSDLPPPEKIKKSMTGNNSAPIEKIIGKHTSNASQTKQKKSVGDNQVFNIKITHPDRIVDPDSKSTKKDVAVFYNEISNWILPHLNDRPVSLLRVPEGIDGEQFFQKHVQHLSIPNIKQLDRALDPGHAALMEIDSTEALVGAVQMGTIELHTWGAKVDHIETPDRITLDLDPDPALPWRSMIEATRLTLAVLDELKLDAFLKTTGGKGIHIVIPLKPDAEWEYVKEFSKAIAQFMSRQIPERFVAKMGPKNRIGKIFIDYLRNQRGASAVSAYSVRARSGLPVSVPITKDELMKLTSSAQWNIGNLHQRLERLKTDPWEDYKNSQTITQAMWKKLDANRP
- the ku gene encoding non-homologous end joining protein Ku, translating into MARVIWKGAISFGLVHIPVALQSATESQSIDFDWLDERSMEPVGYKRINKVTGKEIAPEHVVKGIEYEKGRYVILSEEEIKTAHPASTQTIDIFSFIDSDQIPLTNIDTPYYLAPDKRGEKVYALLRETLTDTNKVALAYVILHTRQHLAALMPIDSALVLILLRWPTEVRSLDSIALTKTTTEASLTKSEKEMAKRLVSDMAGKWEPEEYRDSFHEKIMELVETKARNGEIENVETDIGETERKSADIIDLTELLKRSLRGKAETKSSKSEESKSVSASKPKAKPEAKAKKKTGASSGKSTQGKSPSAKTVRAKSAR
- a CDS encoding KGG domain-containing protein yields the protein MSPQNEGKGFASNSKLASEAGKKGGKASSKTTSKQGGSSKGGQKS
- a CDS encoding DUF4142 domain-containing protein — its product is MTKLFLTSAFLFSLGALCNTAMAKDTIEPAKFVDEASAGGVAEIETSKLALQKSTSPAVKTFAQEMINDHTAANKELSAIAAKKNLKVSTEAELANKAKALILKQRDGESFDEAYAKNQVKAHKDTIELFNKAAVSPDVELASFAVATLPKLEHHLHSAEALAKTYEKK
- a CDS encoding Rho termination factor N-terminal domain-containing protein, with amino-acid sequence MPQGSKAKYTEAQKKKAEHIEQSYEQKGVSEKRAESIAWATVNKQSGGGEKSGSGKTKPESQKAAARKDSAQKAASTKHKKLESGSLESNTKQELLAKARSKNIPNRSSMNKTELILALRKPS